One Trichormus variabilis 0441 genomic window, TTGGGCTGCTGTCAGCACTGTGACGGTGTTACTATTTCTCTTTGGCTTGAGTTTGCAAACTTCTTGGCAAGTAGAAAAACTCCTCAATCAGTTTGGTAGCCAGTTAGAAGTATCTGTTTATCTTGATTCTGGTGTGTCAGCACAAACAATTGAGCCGTTTGTGATCCAAATGCCGGATGTGGTAGGGATGCAAATCATTACTAAAGAGCAAGCCTGGACTAAATTAGTTAAAGAACTGGGAATTGCTGATATTGAAGGTGCAACACAACAGCTAGGGGAAAATCCTCTAGTAGATGAGATTAAGGTCAAAGCACGTAACTCTCAGTCCGTGCCGATTTTAGCAACTCAATTGGCTAAATTACAGGGAGTGGATACGGTTCAGTATGTCGATGAGGCAGTTAAACGCATCGCCCAGTTGCATCAAGGACTAAATTGGATGACGCTGACAATCACAGCTATCTTGACTTTAACAGCGATCGCTGTGACTACAACAACTATTCGTCTAATTGTGATGGCACGTCGGCGGGAAATTGAAATTATGCAGTTAGTGGGAGCAACTTCGGCCTGGATTTATCTACCGTTTATTTTGCAGGGGATAGCTTTTGGTTTATTTGGTGGTGCGATCGCTTGGAGTTTTATATCCGTAATGCAACAGTTTACCGGGAAGTTACTCACCAATCAACCAGAATTTATTCAATTTATTAGCAATGGTTTACAACTGACGGTCGCACAGGTTTTGCTACTACCTTTAATTCTGTTAAGCTTTGGTGCAACAGTAGGATTAATGGGTAGCTTATTTGCTGTCCGACGTTTTGCCAAAAGTTAGTAGTCAGGACTAAACAAGCCTCAAAACTGATATGCTACTGAGCATTTAGTATTGATTACCTACTATGTCATCTCAGTGGGAACGTTTACTGCTTAATCTTGGTGAATGGCAAGGTTCATTTACTCGATTTTCACCCCAAGGTCAACTTTTAAATGATATTCCGACGGTTGTTTCTTTGACAGGATTGAATAATAATCAAACAGTCCGCCAGATTATTCGTCAAGAAAATACAGAAAAGATTCTAGAGTATAGTTCCTTGGCAAGAACTGTGCTGTTTTTTGAAAATGGCGCTTTTTCTCAAGGTTCCATCCAGTTAGCTCCATTCTCGGAATTTGGTGCAGAATTAGGTTTAATTCATGAAAATCGCCGTCTGCGCTTGGTGCAATTATTTGATAAAAACGGTCAGTTAGACCAAATTACTCTAATTCGTGAACATTTAGCAGGTACACCAGCAAAAGAGAACCCACCCTTACAAATTGATGATTTATTGGGCGAATGGCAAGGTGAAGCAATAACAATTTATCCTGATTGGCGATCGCCTGATACTATTTCTACAAACCTCAAATTACAACTAGATGAGAATGGGCGCTTAATTCAAACCTTGAATTTCGCAGGACGCACCATAACTTCCACTGCTAGGATCAAAGGCTCAATCATTCTCTTTGATCAAGACCCAGAAAAACAAGTACAAGTATTACTCTTACCTAATGGTGCTTCTGCGACTTCTTTGCTCAAAGTGCAAGTACGCCAAAGCTTTATTTTAGAAGTGGGTTGGTTAATTCAACCAAACTTACGCCAACGTATGGTTCGTAGCTATAGCGATAAAGGCGAATGGGTGAGTCTAACTTTAGTAACTGAACAACGAGTTAAAACTCATTAGTCGTGACATATTAAAATCCGAAACCGGGAAATATAAGTTTGTAGATCAGGTTATACAAACTTTAAGGAATTAAGTATGAAAAGCTTCAATTGCAAACCTGCAAAACCTTTGTGGGGAATTTTGGCTACCCTCACAGGCGCGGCTTCTATGCTAACAGCTATAGTAGCATCACCTGTTGCTGCACTTGCCGCTACACCAGTATTTAGTTGTAGTGCTGAAGGTGTTTTTGTGGAAGTTTCCCGCCTCAACAATGGAACATTACGCTACGCAGCATATAATATTCCAACTACACTAAAACGTCCTGATCTCCTACTAGATGGTGGTACAGCTAGACGTAATGAAAATGGAGATGTAGTTTACAGATTTAGAAACAAAAATTATCTCTATGCTGCTGTGCAAGATACAGCTTATGGCAGAGTATTAGTTTATAAGAATAATCGACTGATTGCTACAAAATATTGTGGTGATGTTTAAGATTAATTCTTAACACCCTACGGAAAGCAAGCTACGTAATTCTTAATTTGTGATTACGTTACGCGCAAGTAAAACAGATGACTCAACGGATTATCGGCTTAACTGGAGGTATAGCGACAGGTAAAACCACTGTCGCTAATTATTTAGCTAGCGCTCATCATTTGCCAATCTTTGATGCAGATATTTATGCTAGAGATGCAGTATCTTTGGGTTCGCCGATTCTGGATGCGATCGCTGGGCGTTATGGTAAAGAAATATTACTACCAGATGGCAGTCTCAATCGCCCAAAGCTGGGTGAGATTATTTTTCAAAATCAAGATGAACGCCATTGGCTAGAGAGTTTAATACATCCTTATGTGCGCGATCGCTTCCTCAAAGCAATTGCTGAATCCACTTCCCCAATCTTGGTATTAGTCATACCTTTGTTGATTGAAGTGCAGATGACTAATTTAGTCACAGAAATTTGGGTAGTAATTTGTTCGGAATCACAGCAGTTGCAAAGATTAATGGAGCGCAACCACTTAACTTTAGAACAAGCACAAGCCCGAATTAATAGCCAATTATCTCTAAAAGAAAAAGCAGCGATCGCAGATGTAGTTTTAGATAACTCTTCATCCTTAGAATCGCTGCTCAAACAAGTAGATATCGCTCTTAATTTTGAACTTTGAATTGATTACATCTCTCCCCCAACTACTACATCTCGAATCCGTAAACTAGGGCCGCCACAACCTACAGGCAAGCCATTTTGCCCGCCTTTACCGCAACCGCCAGATTCATCCCAATAAAAATCATCACCAATAGCCTCAATATCAGCCAAAGTTTGAAAAACATTTCCTGAAAGTGTCACATCTTTGACAGGTTCAGCAATGTTACCGTTTCTAATCATCCAGGCTTCCCCGGCGCTAAAGGTGAACATTTCGCCGTTAGTCATCCCACCTAACCAATTACGAGCGTAAACACCTTCTTTAATACCAGTAAATAAATCTGCAATTGGTGTTTTACCCCGTTCAATCCAAGTGTTGGTCATCCGCACAATAGGATTGAAGTGATAATTGAGACAGCGCGCGTTACCTGTTGGTGTTTCCTCTAACTTACCTGCGGTTTCGCGGGAATGCAAACGCCCCACTAAAACACCATCTTTGATGAGTTGGGTAGTTGTAGCGGGTGTGCCTTCATCATCATAAAAATAACTGCCGCGATGTCCTTCTGGGGCTGCACCATCAAATATTTGCAGTTCTTTGGGGCCAAAGCGCCTGCCAATGGTCATGACATCTAATAAATCTGGATTTTCATAAGCCATGTCAGCTTCGGAAAGATGCCCAAAAGCTTCATGAACAAATAAACCTGTCAGCACGGGATCAATAACTACAGTATAGGTATTACCTTTGACTGATGGTAGGGACAAAGCTGCAACAGCTCTTTGTGCTGCATTCTTAACTTGAGTATCTAAATTAATTAAATCTTCGTAGGCTTTGCGAGAACCTGTAGTTTCCCTGCCAGTTTGCACTGTTTCACCATTTTTTGCAGTGGCAGCAAAGCGCATTTCCATATCCACCCAAGACTGTTGAATCAGAGTGCCTTCGGAAGTGGCGAGGATAATTTTTTGGCTACTATCACCATAACGAACTGAGGTTGTAGTAATGCGGTGGTCAACACTTTTGAGTAAATCAGTGTAGCGATCGCATAATTCTTTCTTCTTCGCCAAGGGAACTTTTCGCGGATCTGTACCTGTCAGGGGTAGCCTGCATATAGCTTGTACTGAGTCCATAGGAGCCAGTATCGTTTCTTCGTCTCCTACCATACGGGCGGCGGCGATCGCTTCTTCAATCCTGTCTTGAATCGTTGCCAATTGGTTAAAGCAGCTCAACCCCCAACCGCCCTTATAACAAGCGCGGACGTGTCCACCAATTGAAATCCCTTCGCTGAGAGTTTCTACTTTGTCGCCACGCAACAAGATATCAGTTCCTTCTGCTTCCTCTAGGCGAATCATTAAATAATCTACACGCGAGGAGTAACGGGCGATGAGGTCAGATAGTAAATTTTGTGCGTCAGCAAGTATAGTCGGCATTTCTTAGGTAGTCACCACAACGGACTGTATTTATTTTGCAATCATTTGGGTAATATCTGCTAGTGGTTTCAATAATTAGGGGTGTGGAGGTAGTAGTTCACCAACCCAAAATTGCTGGGCTAAGGCAAGCAGGGGAAGCAGAGGAAGCAGGGGGAGAAAGAGGTTTTTTTGCTGCTATTAACCTCACAAAGTTGACTTGCCAAACTACTAGGGAGAGGTGTACTGACTTTTTCCATAAATCAAATATGAGTCCTGTACCACTCTCTGGGTACTGTTTACTAAGCCACTCTGCTTTTAGGTTGCACAATCCGTCATGAAAGCTGTTGACTGTTGGCGGTCAACAGCCAATCTGTATTTCAAGATTTATCAGATAAAAATTCTGTACTTTCTTCCGTACTTTCATAGTCAGTAAGTCTAACGTGTTCAAAAAATTGGGATATCCAAGGTAGAGCCATTAAAATTCCTGTTAACACCAACAAAAATATAGAAATGCCTATAATTTGGTCACGATTAATTTCTAACACTCCACGTAAAATTACTTCCCGTAATGCAGAAACTATCGTAATTTCTGCGGCTGCTCCTACTGATATTTTTTGTGATTGCAAGTAGTCAATTAACAAACGAAATAATTCTACCAAAATTAAAATAAACAAGATATCTGATGTGACTTCCCTTAAATCCAATGGTCGCAAAAAAGATAAAAACATATCACATAGACGAATGAGCATGACACAAAATAAGC contains:
- a CDS encoding cell division protein FtsX — encoded protein: MFKFLTKLDYLLKETFLGLLRGGWMNWAAVSTVTVLLFLFGLSLQTSWQVEKLLNQFGSQLEVSVYLDSGVSAQTIEPFVIQMPDVVGMQIITKEQAWTKLVKELGIADIEGATQQLGENPLVDEIKVKARNSQSVPILATQLAKLQGVDTVQYVDEAVKRIAQLHQGLNWMTLTITAILTLTAIAVTTTTIRLIVMARRREIEIMQLVGATSAWIYLPFILQGIAFGLFGGAIAWSFISVMQQFTGKLLTNQPEFIQFISNGLQLTVAQVLLLPLILLSFGATVGLMGSLFAVRRFAKS
- a CDS encoding TldD/PmbA family protein, whose product is MPTILADAQNLLSDLIARYSSRVDYLMIRLEEAEGTDILLRGDKVETLSEGISIGGHVRACYKGGWGLSCFNQLATIQDRIEEAIAAARMVGDEETILAPMDSVQAICRLPLTGTDPRKVPLAKKKELCDRYTDLLKSVDHRITTTSVRYGDSSQKIILATSEGTLIQQSWVDMEMRFAATAKNGETVQTGRETTGSRKAYEDLINLDTQVKNAAQRAVAALSLPSVKGNTYTVVIDPVLTGLFVHEAFGHLSEADMAYENPDLLDVMTIGRRFGPKELQIFDGAAPEGHRGSYFYDDEGTPATTTQLIKDGVLVGRLHSRETAGKLEETPTGNARCLNYHFNPIVRMTNTWIERGKTPIADLFTGIKEGVYARNWLGGMTNGEMFTFSAGEAWMIRNGNIAEPVKDVTLSGNVFQTLADIEAIGDDFYWDESGGCGKGGQNGLPVGCGGPSLRIRDVVVGGEM
- the coaE gene encoding dephospho-CoA kinase (Dephospho-CoA kinase (CoaE) performs the final step in coenzyme A biosynthesis.) — protein: MTQRIIGLTGGIATGKTTVANYLASAHHLPIFDADIYARDAVSLGSPILDAIAGRYGKEILLPDGSLNRPKLGEIIFQNQDERHWLESLIHPYVRDRFLKAIAESTSPILVLVIPLLIEVQMTNLVTEIWVVICSESQQLQRLMERNHLTLEQAQARINSQLSLKEKAAIADVVLDNSSSLESLLKQVDIALNFEL
- a CDS encoding phosphate-starvation-inducible PsiE family protein, which encodes MPKRIITKFNSWFHRDRIVSNLEFFQDIIVISLCMGLFCVMLIRLCDMFLSFLRPLDLREVTSDILFILILVELFRLLIDYLQSQKISVGAAAEITIVSALREVILRGVLEINRDQIIGISIFLLVLTGILMALPWISQFFEHVRLTDYESTEESTEFLSDKS
- a CDS encoding DUF3598 family protein; amino-acid sequence: MSSQWERLLLNLGEWQGSFTRFSPQGQLLNDIPTVVSLTGLNNNQTVRQIIRQENTEKILEYSSLARTVLFFENGAFSQGSIQLAPFSEFGAELGLIHENRRLRLVQLFDKNGQLDQITLIREHLAGTPAKENPPLQIDDLLGEWQGEAITIYPDWRSPDTISTNLKLQLDENGRLIQTLNFAGRTITSTARIKGSIILFDQDPEKQVQVLLLPNGASATSLLKVQVRQSFILEVGWLIQPNLRQRMVRSYSDKGEWVSLTLVTEQRVKTH